Proteins encoded within one genomic window of Bombus pyrosoma isolate SC7728 linkage group LG13, ASM1482585v1, whole genome shotgun sequence:
- the LOC122574355 gene encoding LOW QUALITY PROTEIN: uncharacterized protein LOC122574355 (The sequence of the model RefSeq protein was modified relative to this genomic sequence to represent the inferred CDS: deleted 1 base in 1 codon) gives MDDAPASSSSKSPSSDSPNVAEPTTIKLPEIQLPTFDGAIENWHSFYDALSSTIDRSDRLTATQKFHYLRSSLTGKAARSIQSLDVTEINYPIAIDILKDKFDCHRQVCMRHWDLISEYPKINKETPEAIDDFLETVKTTKKTSEKHNRQRQHAPRSITFATTHRPTACPSXKGQHKIWHYEVFKAKSVKNRLEIVKRASLCTNCLGQGHTIAQCSAGSCRICRQRHHTYLHQHQRHGKSRSSSGRSSSDRSSSGRSSPSSPTPRSSHRSRRASTFSKSSPRSSPRTSPKHEPRTELLTSVPSKPLQHDLLVTAQVNIQNNKRQPFRCRALLDTASLCVGQLDITQDNGPDLRLQKTRFGWIIGGSPASQSSAYTSHASTTALQADLARFWEIDEGPSIPHISEAEQQCEDHFRRHVQRTTEGRYMVALPFNKTTPSLGSSKAMAMKRLTSLCRRFQRDKQFEADYRAVIQEYLDLGYMSKITTDHSTEDGYFLPHHGVIKESSQTTKLRVVFDGSAPTTTGVSLNDVLHTGPKVQEDLLFILLRFRSHQYVLTGDIEKMYRQFLVRPEDPRCIPPSCICGPVRSITARSPHVTSTNPRRAPWQTEPEDTDKVVKISRAPKVIRQPVRLSRHANNPISARVWDIES, from the exons ATGGATGACGCACCAGcatcatcgtcgtcgaaaTCGCCAAGCAGCGATTCGCCCAATGTCGCCGAGCCGACAACAATCAAATTGCCAGAAATTCAACTACCTACTTTCGACGGTGCCATCGAGAATTGGCATTCATTCTATGACGCCTTATCGTCCACGATAGATCGAAGCGATCGACTCACTGCCACACAAAAATTCCACTACCTTCGATCTTCTTTAACCGGAAAGGCCGCGCGAAGCATCCAATCGTTGGACGTtacggaaattaattatcccaTCGCGATTGATATTCTGAAGGACAAATTCGACTGCCACCGTCAAGTCTGCATGCGCCACTGGGACTTGATTTCCGAATATccaaaaataaacaaagagaCACCCGAAGCGATCGACGATTTTTTGGAGACGGTCAAG ACGACAAAAAAAACGTCCGAAAAACACAATCGACAACGACAACACGCGCCGCGAAGCATCACCTTCGCCACTACACATAGGCCGACGGCGTGTCCAAGT GNTAAGGGACAACATAAAATATGGCATTACGAGGTTTTCAAGGCGAAGTCGGTCAAAAATCGCCTTGAAATCGTCAAAAGGGCTTCCCTATGCACCAATTGTCTAGGCCAAGGGCACACTATCGCCCAGTGCTCTGCCGGTTCATGTCGCATATGCAGACAGCGACATCATACATACTTGCATCAACACCAACGTCACGGCAAATCACGGTCTTCGAGCGGTCGATCGTCGAGCGACCGATCATCGAGTGGACGCTCTTCACCTAGCTCACCGACTCCTCGTTCGTCACATCGTTCGAGACGTGCGTCCACGTTTTCCAAGTCGTCTCCACGGTCGTCACCCCGAACGTCACCAAAACACGAACCTCG GACCGAGTTACTGACCTCGGTTCCCTCTAAACCATTACAACATGATCTCTTAGTCACGGCGCAGGTCAACATACAAAACAATAAGAGACAACCATTCCGTTGTAGAGCCCTGCTAGACACCG CTTCACTCTGCGTTGGTCAACTTGACATTACTCAAGATAACGGGCCCGACTTGCGCCTGCAAAAAACGCGTTTCGGATGGATCATCGGGGGGAGTCCAGCCTCGCAGTCTTCAGCATATACGTCCCACGCCTCCACGACGGCTTTACAGGCGGACCTCGCCCGCTTTTGGGAAATCGACGAAGGACCTTCCATTCCACACATTTCAGAAGCGGAACAACAATGCGAGGATCATTTTCGACGTCACGTACAACGCACAACCGAAGGACGATACATGGTCGCTCTCCCATTCAACAAAACAACTCCTTCACTCGGATCCTCCAAGGCCATGGCGATGAAGCGACTCACATCTCTCTGCCGTCGCTTTCAACGGGACAAACAGTTCGAAGCCGACTATCGCGCCGTAATACAGGAATACCTTGATCTGGGATACATGTCGAAGATAACCACGGACCACTCCACGGAAGACGGATATTTTCTGCCACATCACGGAGTGATCAAAGAGTCCAGCCAAACGACGAAACTCCGAGTCGTATTTGACGGATCGGCACCAACCACCACCGGAGTTTCCCTGAACGACGTACTTCACACAGGACCGAAAGTGCAAGAAGACTTACTTTTCATTCTCCTAAGATTTCGCTCGCATCAATACGTTCTTACAGgagatattgaaaaaatgtacagaCAATTTCTCGTGCGTCCAGAGGATC CGCGATGTATTCCACCCAGCTGCATTTGCGGGCCTGTACGCTCCATCACAGCTAGGTCGCCCCATGTCACCTCGACAAATCCACGCAGAGCTCCCTGGCAGACCGAACCAGAAGACACCGATAAAGTCGTCAAGATTAGCCGTGCTCCGAAAGTCATCAGGCAACCCGTACGACTCAGTCGCCACGCCAATAACCCTATATCTGCAAGGGTCTGGGATATCGAGTCCTAA